One genomic segment of Rhizobium viscosum includes these proteins:
- a CDS encoding response regulator transcription factor — MPTIALVDDDRNILTSVSIALEAEGYKVETYTDGASALDGLLARPPQLAIFDIKMPRMDGMELLRRLRQKSDMPVIFLTSKDEEIDELFGLKMGADDFITKPFSQRLLVERVRAVLRRASSREAAATGGVATVGTPKAGAVQQARSLERGQLVMDQERHTCTWKGEAVTLTVTEFLILHSLAQRPGVVKSRDALMDAAYDEQVYVDDRTIDSHIKRLRKKFKMVDTDFDMIETLYGVGYRFREAA; from the coding sequence ATGCCGACAATCGCGCTCGTTGATGACGACCGCAACATCCTCACTTCCGTGTCGATTGCACTGGAAGCCGAAGGATATAAGGTCGAGACCTACACGGACGGCGCTTCCGCGCTGGATGGTCTACTTGCCCGCCCGCCGCAGTTGGCGATTTTCGATATCAAGATGCCACGCATGGACGGCATGGAGCTGCTGCGCCGCCTCCGCCAGAAATCGGACATGCCCGTCATCTTTCTCACCTCCAAGGATGAAGAGATCGACGAACTCTTCGGCCTGAAGATGGGCGCCGACGATTTCATCACCAAACCCTTCTCGCAGCGTCTTCTGGTCGAGCGTGTTCGCGCCGTTTTGCGCCGTGCTTCGAGCCGTGAGGCAGCCGCAACCGGCGGCGTTGCCACCGTCGGTACGCCAAAGGCGGGTGCGGTTCAGCAGGCCCGTTCGCTCGAACGCGGCCAACTGGTCATGGACCAGGAACGCCACACCTGCACCTGGAAGGGTGAGGCCGTCACCCTCACCGTCACTGAATTCCTGATCCTGCATTCGCTGGCCCAGCGCCCGGGTGTGGTGAAAAGTCGCGACGCCCTGATGGATGCTGCCTATGACGAACAGGTGTATGTTGACGACCGCACCATCGACAGCCACATCAAGCGGCTGCGCAAGAAGTTCAAGATGGTCGATACAGACTTTGATATGATTGAAACGCTTTACGGTGTGGGTTACCGCTTCCGCGAAGCAGCCTGA
- a CDS encoding sensor histidine kinase, which translates to MAQLVQERDLDDAEGVSTRRVRGRRWSHPFTLIRRIFGNAVFSSLTRRIVFFNLAALLVLVGGILYLNQFREGLIDARVESLLTQGEIIAGAVSASASVDTNSITIDPQKLLELQAGQSITPVPNDEDLEFPIDPEKVAPVLRRLISPTRTRARIFDADANLLLDSRHLYSRGQVLRFDLPPVEEEKQTWSEWFTALFNKALQPGNLPVYKEAPGGDGSIYPEVMNALTGVRGAVVRTTEKGELIVSVAVPIQRFRAVLGVLLLSTQAGDIDNIVHAERLAIMRVFGVATLVNVLMALVLSSTIANPLRRLSAAAIRVRRGAKEREEIPDFSARQDEIGNLSIALREMTTALYDRIDAIESFAADVSHELKNPLTSLRSAVETLPLAKSDDSKKRLMDVIQHDVRRLDRLISDISDASRLDAELARVDAGSVDLEVFLRDLIDVSRQIRSTKKKVEIDYAVDRKPNVKTRFVVKGHDLRIGQIITNLIENARSFVPEQNGRITVRLVRTRSRCVVYIEDNGPGIQAENIDRIFERFYTDRPESEGFGQNSGLGLSISRQIAEAHGGSLRAENIVDDESGKLLGARFILALPADAAA; encoded by the coding sequence TTGGCACAGTTGGTGCAGGAAAGGGATCTGGATGATGCGGAGGGCGTGAGCACCCGACGCGTCAGAGGTCGGCGTTGGTCGCATCCCTTCACCCTGATCCGCCGCATCTTCGGCAATGCCGTCTTTTCCAGCCTGACGCGCCGTATCGTCTTCTTCAATCTTGCGGCCCTGCTCGTCCTCGTCGGTGGTATTCTCTACCTCAACCAGTTCCGCGAAGGCCTGATCGACGCGCGTGTCGAGAGCCTGCTGACACAGGGTGAAATCATCGCCGGCGCGGTTTCTGCCTCGGCCTCCGTCGATACGAACTCGATTACCATCGATCCGCAGAAGCTGCTCGAACTGCAGGCCGGCCAGAGCATTACGCCGGTCCCGAACGACGAAGATCTCGAATTCCCGATCGATCCGGAAAAGGTGGCACCCGTTCTTCGGCGCCTGATCTCGCCGACCCGCACCCGCGCCCGCATCTTCGATGCCGATGCCAATCTGCTGCTCGATTCCCGGCATCTCTATTCGCGTGGCCAGGTTCTGCGTTTCGACCTGCCGCCGGTGGAAGAAGAAAAACAGACCTGGAGCGAATGGTTCACAGCCCTCTTCAACAAGGCCCTGCAGCCGGGCAACCTTCCGGTCTACAAGGAAGCGCCTGGTGGCGACGGCTCGATCTATCCCGAGGTGATGAACGCGCTGACGGGCGTACGCGGCGCAGTCGTGCGTACGACGGAAAAGGGTGAGCTCATCGTTTCAGTTGCCGTACCGATCCAGCGCTTCCGGGCCGTGCTCGGCGTACTGCTACTGTCGACGCAGGCCGGCGATATCGACAATATCGTGCATGCCGAACGTCTCGCCATCATGCGCGTGTTCGGCGTTGCGACGCTCGTCAACGTATTGATGGCGCTCGTGCTTTCCTCGACCATCGCCAATCCGCTGCGCCGGCTTTCGGCGGCGGCCATCCGGGTGCGCCGCGGCGCCAAGGAACGCGAGGAAATTCCGGACTTTTCGGCGCGCCAGGACGAAATCGGCAACCTTTCCATTGCGCTGCGCGAAATGACGACGGCCCTTTACGACCGGATCGATGCGATCGAGAGCTTTGCGGCCGATGTCAGCCATGAGCTGAAGAACCCGCTGACCTCGCTGCGCAGTGCCGTCGAGACGCTGCCGCTCGCCAAGTCCGACGATTCCAAGAAACGGCTGATGGATGTCATCCAGCACGATGTCCGCCGTCTCGACCGTCTGATCAGCGATATATCCGATGCATCCCGCCTCGATGCCGAGCTTGCGCGTGTCGATGCCGGATCTGTCGATCTGGAAGTATTTCTGCGTGACCTCATCGACGTATCGCGCCAGATCCGCAGCACCAAGAAGAAGGTCGAGATCGACTATGCCGTCGATCGCAAGCCGAACGTCAAGACGCGCTTTGTCGTCAAAGGACATGACCTGCGTATCGGCCAAATCATCACCAACCTGATTGAAAATGCCCGCTCCTTCGTGCCGGAGCAGAACGGCAGGATCACGGTGCGTCTGGTCCGTACCCGTTCCCGCTGCGTTGTTTATATCGAAGATAACGGTCCGGGCATCCAGGCAGAGAATATCGACCGCATCTTCGAACGCTTTTATACCGACCGGCCGGAATCTGAAGGCTTCGGCCAGAATTCCGGCCTGGGGCTTTCCATCAGCCGGCAGATCGCCGAGGCGCATGGCGGTTCATTGCGGGCCGAAAACATCGTCGACGACGAGAGCGGCAAGCTGCTCGGCGCCCGCTTCATCCTTGCCCTTCCGGCCGATGCCGCGGCATGA
- a CDS encoding HPr kinase/phosphorylase, which translates to MINIHATAIVIGKTGLLFTGPSGWGKSMTAFTCMAEARRQGVFSVLVADDQIFLSKQDGAIIAACPPAIAGLIELRGTGIVKHDHIAEAEMHFAILPASPTGENRLPADGETVVLAEGFELPVLRLLPNLPLPLAVLMAKAPEIGS; encoded by the coding sequence ATGATCAACATCCACGCCACCGCAATCGTCATCGGAAAGACCGGCCTGCTGTTCACCGGCCCCTCAGGCTGGGGCAAGTCGATGACCGCTTTTACCTGCATGGCGGAGGCGCGGCGGCAGGGCGTTTTTTCTGTTCTGGTGGCCGATGACCAAATATTTCTTTCGAAACAGGATGGAGCAATCATTGCTGCCTGTCCGCCCGCTATTGCCGGGCTCATCGAATTGCGCGGCACCGGGATCGTAAAGCACGATCATATCGCTGAGGCAGAGATGCATTTTGCGATCCTGCCGGCCAGCCCCACAGGAGAAAACCGGCTCCCTGCGGACGGAGAAACCGTCGTTCTTGCCGAGGGTTTCGAGTTGCCTGTATTGCGATTGTTGCCCAATCTTCCGCTGCCTCTTGCCGTGTTGATGGCAAAAGCGCCGGAAATCGGAAGTTGA
- a CDS encoding PTS sugar transporter subunit IIA, with amino-acid sequence MIGLVLVTHGKLAEEFRHAVEHVVGPQKFIETVCIGPEDDMDQRRQDILEAVSGADDGHGVVILTDMFGGTPSNLAISVMSSGHTEVIAGVNLPMLIKLAGVRGENNMEKALAEASEAGRKYINVASRVLSGK; translated from the coding sequence ATGATCGGACTTGTGCTTGTCACTCATGGCAAGCTGGCTGAAGAGTTTCGTCATGCCGTAGAGCACGTCGTCGGTCCTCAGAAATTCATCGAAACGGTCTGCATCGGACCGGAAGACGATATGGACCAGAGACGACAGGACATTCTCGAAGCTGTTTCCGGCGCAGACGACGGCCATGGCGTCGTTATTCTCACCGACATGTTCGGCGGTACCCCTTCCAATCTCGCAATCTCGGTGATGAGCAGCGGCCACACCGAAGTCATCGCCGGCGTTAACCTGCCGATGCTGATCAAGCTCGCCGGCGTACGCGGCGAGAACAACATGGAAAAGGCGCTTGCCGAGGCCTCCGAGGCAGGCCGCAAATACATCAACGTTGCGAGCCGGGTCCTGAGCGGAAAGTAA
- a CDS encoding HPr family phosphocarrier protein, protein MTPLSRELLIINKRGLHARASAKFVQTVDAFDATITVSKDGMTVGGTSIMGLMMLAASPGSSVVVSATGNQAAEALNALDQLIQNKFGEEI, encoded by the coding sequence ATGACACCGCTCTCCCGGGAACTCCTCATCATCAACAAGCGTGGCCTGCATGCGCGTGCTTCGGCAAAGTTCGTCCAGACGGTCGATGCCTTCGATGCAACGATCACCGTATCCAAAGACGGCATGACGGTTGGAGGAACCTCCATCATGGGCCTCATGATGCTTGCAGCAAGTCCTGGCTCCAGCGTCGTCGTCTCGGCGACCGGCAATCAGGCTGCCGAAGCACTGAATGCCCTCGATCAGCTCATCCAGAACAAGTTCGGCGAAGAGATCTGA
- the ahcY gene encoding adenosylhomocysteinase: MSTEKDYVVADIGLADFGRKEITIAETEMPGLMSCRAEFGESKPLKGARITGSLHMTIQTAVLIETLVALGAEVRWASCNIFSTQDHAAAAIAASGVPVFAIKGESLEDYWVYTDKIFQWADGGFSNMILDDGGDATMYILLGARAEAGEDVLSNPHSEEEEILFAQIKKRLAASPGWFTKQRDAIKGVTEETTTGVNRLYQLSQKGLLPFPAINVNDSVTKSKFDNKYGCKESLVDGIRRGTDVMMAGKVAVVCGYGDVGKGSAASLSGAGARVKVTEADPICALQAAMDGYEVVLLEDVVSSADIFITTTGNKDVIRIDHMRQMKDMAIVGNIGHFDNEIEVAALRNLKWTNVKPQVDLIEFPKGNRIILLSEGRLLNLGNATGHPSFVMSASFTNQTLAQIELFTKPGQYESKVYILPKHLDEKVARLHLDKLGVKLTQLSEEQAAYIGVKPQGPFKSDHYRY; the protein is encoded by the coding sequence ATGAGCACTGAAAAAGATTATGTTGTCGCCGATATCGGTCTTGCAGATTTCGGCCGCAAGGAAATCACCATCGCCGAAACCGAAATGCCCGGCCTCATGTCCTGCCGAGCCGAATTCGGTGAATCCAAGCCGCTGAAGGGCGCGCGTATCACCGGCTCGCTGCACATGACGATCCAGACGGCCGTTCTCATCGAGACGCTGGTCGCGCTCGGCGCCGAAGTCCGCTGGGCTTCGTGCAACATCTTCTCGACGCAGGACCATGCCGCTGCAGCGATCGCCGCTTCCGGCGTTCCGGTCTTCGCCATCAAGGGCGAGTCTCTCGAGGATTACTGGGTTTACACCGACAAGATCTTCCAGTGGGCCGATGGCGGCTTCTCCAACATGATCCTCGATGATGGTGGCGACGCCACCATGTACATCCTGCTCGGCGCTCGTGCCGAAGCCGGTGAGGACGTTCTTTCCAACCCGCATTCCGAAGAAGAGGAAATCCTCTTCGCCCAGATCAAGAAGCGCCTTGCCGCTTCGCCTGGCTGGTTCACCAAGCAGCGTGATGCCATCAAGGGCGTGACCGAAGAAACCACGACGGGCGTCAATCGCCTCTACCAGCTCAGCCAGAAGGGCCTGCTGCCGTTCCCGGCGATCAACGTCAACGACTCTGTCACCAAGTCGAAGTTCGACAACAAGTATGGCTGCAAGGAATCGCTGGTTGACGGCATTCGCCGCGGCACCGACGTCATGATGGCCGGCAAGGTTGCCGTCGTCTGCGGTTACGGTGACGTCGGCAAGGGTTCTGCCGCTTCGCTTTCCGGCGCCGGCGCCCGCGTCAAGGTAACCGAAGCCGATCCGATCTGCGCCCTGCAGGCCGCGATGGACGGTTACGAAGTCGTTCTGCTCGAGGATGTTGTTTCCTCGGCCGATATTTTCATCACCACGACAGGCAACAAGGATGTTATCCGCATCGACCACATGCGTCAGATGAAGGATATGGCGATCGTCGGCAATATCGGCCACTTCGACAACGAGATCGAAGTTGCCGCGTTGCGTAACCTGAAGTGGACCAACGTCAAGCCGCAGGTCGACCTGATCGAGTTCCCGAAGGGCAACCGCATCATCCTTCTTTCCGAAGGCCGCCTCTTGAACCTCGGCAATGCAACGGGCCATCCGTCCTTCGTCATGTCGGCCTCGTTCACCAACCAGACGCTGGCGCAGATCGAGCTCTTCACCAAGCCTGGCCAGTACGAAAGCAAGGTCTACATCCTACCGAAGCACCTCGACGAAAAGGTTGCCCGTCTTCACCTCGACAAGCTCGGCGTGAAGCTTACCCAGCTCAGCGAAGAGCAGGCTGCCTATATCGGTGTGAAGCCACAGGGCCCGTTCAAGTCTGACCACTACAGATACTGA
- a CDS encoding sensor histidine kinase: MSKMKHSLLGQAEDGAYAADRPLEAGQKYKFAAVPVTARQKHWSLARIAKLCAASTAVVVPAWPVLAQAQPGIGASAHLFTSSQVVGLSVVIGVISAALLSTLWLVRQRGNLENESREIRSALSDAQQRISQYEALIADKNRRIVIWDGVARPELLGQLPPETGAPQDNEFLAFGLWLKARSASELERAVGRLREQAESFDMVIETIRDEVIEAQGRVSGGRAFVRFVALNNLRAELAELKIERDRLMTSISAFQTMLDAIDMPAWQRDTAGRLTWVNHAYGDAVEAQSPQQAVNEGREILTTVARERIHATATPESPFHDTISTVVRGNRTFFDVVDVKVLSGSAGIAVDVSDVEAVRAELERTLKSHAETLDHLATPVAIFDGDRRLQFYNQAFVSLWELDIAFLESKPDNSELLERLRAAKKLPDQLNWKSWKETALSVYRSLDTQSDLWHLPNGQTLRVFATAHPQGGATWVFENLTEQVDLETRYNTLVKVQGETIDHLSEGVAVFGPDGRIRLSNPAFRALWGITETEAKPGTHIRGIGEACAPSYDQPDGWKTFAELITSFDDERRSSQGTLELLSGLVLDFAVIPLPNAQTMLTFVNMTDSVRAERALTEKNEALRKADELKNDFVQHVSYELRSPLTNIIGFTDLLRTPGVGPLNERQAEYIDHIATSSSVLLTLVNDILDLATVDAGIMRLNYAEIDLADLLDDVSMQIADRLQESGVSLEITAPAYLGSIVADPQRLKQILLKLLANAANFSPEGASIALECRREGTDFVFSVRDRGPGISPDMIATVFDRFATGAKSGKRGGAGLGLSIVDSFVSLHNGEVSIDSEPGKGTTVTCRIPSINLPHSVAAE; this comes from the coding sequence ATGTCGAAAATGAAACACAGCCTGCTCGGCCAGGCGGAGGATGGCGCTTACGCCGCCGACCGCCCGCTTGAGGCAGGCCAAAAATATAAGTTTGCCGCGGTCCCTGTGACTGCAAGGCAAAAACATTGGTCTTTGGCACGTATTGCAAAGCTGTGCGCTGCAAGCACTGCAGTCGTCGTACCGGCTTGGCCGGTTCTGGCGCAGGCGCAGCCGGGTATTGGCGCGTCGGCACATCTTTTCACCTCTTCGCAAGTTGTCGGCCTTTCCGTCGTCATTGGCGTCATTTCGGCCGCCCTGCTTTCGACGCTCTGGCTGGTGCGCCAGCGCGGCAATCTGGAAAATGAAAGCCGCGAGATCCGCTCGGCGCTTTCGGACGCGCAGCAGCGCATTTCCCAATATGAGGCGCTCATTGCCGACAAGAACCGACGCATCGTCATCTGGGATGGCGTCGCCCGGCCGGAACTCCTCGGTCAGCTTCCGCCGGAAACCGGCGCTCCACAGGACAATGAATTCCTTGCCTTCGGTCTCTGGCTGAAGGCGCGGTCGGCTTCCGAGCTGGAGCGGGCGGTCGGTCGTCTGCGTGAACAGGCCGAGAGTTTCGACATGGTGATCGAGACGATCAGAGACGAGGTAATCGAAGCACAAGGCCGGGTTTCCGGCGGTCGCGCCTTCGTGCGCTTCGTGGCGCTCAACAATCTGCGCGCCGAACTGGCTGAACTGAAGATCGAGCGCGATCGGCTGATGACATCGATCTCCGCCTTTCAAACCATGCTCGACGCCATCGATATGCCAGCCTGGCAGCGTGATACAGCCGGACGTCTGACCTGGGTGAATCATGCCTATGGCGATGCCGTCGAAGCACAATCGCCCCAGCAGGCTGTCAATGAAGGCCGCGAAATCCTGACGACCGTCGCCCGTGAGCGCATCCACGCTACGGCAACGCCGGAATCGCCTTTCCACGACACGATTTCGACAGTCGTGCGCGGCAACCGCACGTTCTTCGACGTAGTCGACGTCAAGGTCCTCAGCGGCTCGGCCGGTATTGCGGTTGATGTTTCTGATGTCGAAGCGGTTCGCGCTGAACTGGAGCGGACGCTTAAAAGCCATGCTGAAACACTCGATCATCTGGCGACACCCGTCGCCATTTTCGACGGCGACCGCCGGCTGCAATTCTACAATCAGGCCTTCGTCTCGCTCTGGGAGCTCGATATCGCGTTCCTCGAAAGCAAGCCCGACAATAGCGAACTTCTGGAACGCCTTCGTGCAGCCAAGAAACTGCCGGATCAGCTGAACTGGAAATCGTGGAAGGAAACGGCGCTTTCCGTTTATCGTTCGCTCGATACGCAATCCGACCTCTGGCACCTGCCGAACGGGCAAACGCTGCGTGTCTTTGCGACCGCGCATCCGCAGGGCGGCGCCACATGGGTCTTCGAGAATCTGACCGAGCAGGTCGATCTCGAAACGCGCTACAATACGCTGGTGAAGGTACAGGGCGAGACGATCGACCACCTTTCGGAAGGCGTCGCGGTCTTCGGCCCTGACGGCCGTATCCGCCTCTCCAACCCGGCTTTCCGTGCGCTCTGGGGTATTACCGAGACGGAGGCGAAGCCCGGCACGCATATCCGCGGCATTGGCGAGGCTTGTGCCCCCTCCTATGACCAGCCCGATGGCTGGAAGACCTTCGCAGAACTGATCACCAGCTTCGACGACGAGCGCCGTTCAAGCCAGGGAACGCTCGAACTGCTCTCCGGCCTCGTGCTCGACTTCGCCGTCATCCCGCTGCCGAATGCTCAGACCATGCTGACCTTCGTCAACATGACCGACAGCGTACGGGCCGAGCGGGCGCTGACGGAAAAGAACGAGGCGTTGCGCAAGGCGGACGAGTTGAAGAACGACTTCGTGCAGCACGTCTCCTATGAGCTGCGCTCGCCGCTGACGAACATCATCGGCTTTACCGATCTCTTGCGCACGCCTGGCGTCGGCCCGTTGAACGAGCGGCAAGCCGAATATATCGACCATATCGCCACCTCGTCCTCGGTGCTCTTGACGCTCGTCAACGACATCCTCGATCTTGCGACCGTCGATGCCGGCATCATGCGGCTGAACTATGCAGAAATCGATCTCGCCGATCTTCTCGACGATGTCTCCATGCAGATCGCCGATCGGCTGCAGGAGAGCGGCGTATCGCTAGAGATCACCGCGCCGGCTTATCTGGGCTCGATCGTTGCCGATCCGCAGCGGCTGAAGCAGATTCTGCTGAAGCTTCTGGCCAATGCCGCCAATTTCTCGCCCGAGGGCGCGTCGATCGCGCTGGAATGCCGTCGCGAGGGCACGGATTTTGTGTTCTCCGTAAGGGATCGCGGCCCCGGTATCTCGCCTGATATGATCGCTACCGTCTTCGACCGCTTCGCAACCGGTGCGAAGAGCGGAAAGCGCGGCGGTGCCGGGCTTGGCCTCTCGATCGTCGATAGCTTCGTCAGCCTGCACAATGGCGAGGTCAGCATCGACAGCGAACCCGGCAAGGGAACGACAGTGACCTGCCGCATCCCTTCCATCAACCTGCCGCATTCCGTCGCCGCCGAATGA
- the tsaE gene encoding tRNA (adenosine(37)-N6)-threonylcarbamoyltransferase complex ATPase subunit type 1 TsaE: MTQGDIISLFLEDEAATLRFGNDLALALKVGDCLALSGDLGAGKSSLARAFLRTMADDDGLEVPSPTFTLVQSYDLRIPVSHFDLYRLGDASELTELGFDEALENGICIVEWPEMAEGELPVSRISLRLEHEGTGRRATITAAEKTAARIHRVLAIRSFLADAGYGEAKRRFLTGDASLRAYEYIYPSKASRKILMDWPPHPEGPPVYDGKPYPKVAHLAQDAYPFVAIADALRERGFATPEIYKVDYEQGILLIEDLGTEGVLDEDGRPITERYRQSVACLAHLHSMQVPQDIPVSAAHTHHIPDFDRVAMKMEVRLILDWHIAWKRGTAPTDAERDEYLAIWDNLIDELQSAEKNLLLRDFHSPNIIWREQESGIRKIGIIDFQDAMIGPTAYDLASIVQDARVTIEPDLFRQLMDDYLSLRRAQGGFDEAGFMKAWAIMSAQRNCKLAGLWVRLLQRDGKPGYLQHMPRTLSYLKVALEHEMLAPLREWCTRAGILPVES, encoded by the coding sequence ATGACGCAGGGCGACATCATCTCGCTTTTTCTGGAAGACGAGGCGGCAACTCTCCGCTTCGGCAATGATCTGGCGCTGGCGCTGAAGGTCGGTGACTGCTTGGCACTGTCGGGCGATCTCGGCGCCGGAAAATCCTCGCTGGCGCGGGCTTTCCTGCGTACCATGGCTGATGATGACGGGCTGGAAGTCCCAAGCCCGACTTTCACGCTGGTGCAATCTTACGATCTGCGCATTCCCGTCTCGCATTTCGATCTCTATCGGCTTGGCGATGCATCGGAACTGACGGAGCTCGGTTTCGACGAAGCGCTCGAAAACGGCATCTGCATCGTCGAATGGCCGGAGATGGCGGAAGGTGAATTGCCGGTATCGCGCATCTCCCTGCGGCTCGAACATGAAGGTACCGGCCGTCGCGCCACAATCACGGCGGCGGAGAAAACTGCAGCCCGTATCCATCGCGTGCTCGCGATCCGCAGCTTCCTTGCCGATGCCGGTTACGGAGAAGCCAAGCGCCGATTCCTGACCGGGGATGCCTCGCTTCGGGCCTACGAATACATCTATCCAAGCAAAGCTTCGCGGAAGATACTCATGGACTGGCCGCCGCATCCCGAGGGGCCGCCGGTCTATGACGGCAAGCCCTATCCCAAGGTCGCGCATCTGGCACAGGACGCCTATCCTTTCGTCGCGATCGCCGATGCGTTGCGCGAGCGGGGCTTTGCAACGCCGGAGATCTACAAGGTCGATTACGAGCAGGGCATATTGCTGATCGAGGATCTCGGTACCGAAGGCGTGCTGGATGAGGACGGCCGACCGATCACCGAGCGTTATCGGCAAAGCGTTGCCTGCCTTGCCCATCTTCATTCGATGCAGGTCCCACAGGACATCCCGGTTTCTGCCGCGCATACGCATCACATTCCAGACTTCGATCGCGTAGCGATGAAGATGGAAGTGCGGCTGATACTCGATTGGCATATCGCCTGGAAGCGTGGCACGGCACCGACGGATGCGGAGCGAGACGAGTATCTGGCAATTTGGGACAATCTGATCGACGAGCTGCAATCGGCCGAAAAGAACCTGCTGTTGCGCGACTTCCATTCGCCCAACATCATCTGGCGCGAGCAGGAGAGCGGAATCCGCAAGATCGGCATCATCGACTTCCAGGATGCGATGATCGGGCCAACCGCTTACGACCTTGCCTCCATCGTTCAGGATGCGCGCGTCACGATCGAGCCGGATCTTTTTCGCCAGCTGATGGATGACTACCTTTCGCTCCGGCGCGCCCAAGGCGGCTTCGACGAAGCCGGATTCATGAAGGCATGGGCCATTATGTCGGCGCAGCGAAACTGCAAGCTTGCCGGCCTCTGGGTGCGGCTCCTGCAGCGGGATGGCAAGCCCGGCTATCTGCAGCATATGCCGCGCACGCTTTCCTATCTTAAGGTTGCGCTGGAACACGAGATGCTTGCCCCCTTGCGCGAATGGTGCACAAGGGCTGGAATACTGCCAGTCGAATCATAA
- a CDS encoding nucleotidyltransferase family protein has protein sequence MTIRQAMVLAAGLGTRMRPITNTIPKPLVTIGGKPMIDYALDSLVEAGVERAAINVHHFADQMEDHLKNYRGLDILISDERNALMNSGGGLAKGLKLLAREPVFVMNADLFWIGEPADRPSNLRRLAGFFDTERMDMALLCVRIEDTTGHNGKNDFSLGPDGRLTRYRDDPSNPVVYAGAIIMHPALLDDAPEEPFNLNIYFDKAIARGRLFGMMMEGHWLTVGTPDAIDDAEETIRRFRTFA, from the coding sequence ATGACCATCAGACAAGCCATGGTACTGGCCGCGGGACTCGGAACCCGCATGCGCCCGATTACCAACACGATTCCGAAACCGCTGGTGACGATCGGCGGAAAGCCGATGATCGACTATGCACTGGATTCGCTTGTCGAAGCCGGCGTAGAGCGGGCCGCGATCAATGTCCATCATTTTGCCGATCAGATGGAAGATCATCTGAAAAACTATCGCGGGCTCGATATTCTGATTTCCGACGAGCGCAATGCACTGATGAATTCGGGCGGCGGGCTGGCGAAGGGTCTGAAGTTACTCGCCCGAGAGCCAGTTTTCGTTATGAATGCCGATCTCTTCTGGATCGGCGAGCCAGCGGACCGGCCCAGCAATCTGCGGCGCTTAGCCGGATTCTTCGATACCGAACGCATGGATATGGCGCTACTCTGCGTGCGCATCGAGGATACGACCGGCCATAACGGCAAGAACGATTTCAGCCTGGGACCTGACGGTCGATTGACGCGCTATCGTGACGATCCCTCCAATCCGGTCGTCTATGCCGGTGCAATCATCATGCACCCCGCGCTGCTGGACGATGCACCCGAAGAACCCTTCAACCTCAATATCTATTTCGACAAGGCGATCGCCCGTGGCCGGCTTTTCGGCATGATGATGGAAGGCCATTGGCTGACGGTCGGCACGCCCGATGCAATTGACGACGCGGAGGAGACGATCCGGCGGTTCCGGACGTTTGCGTGA